The following proteins are co-located in the Megalopta genalis isolate 19385.01 unplaced genomic scaffold, iyMegGena1_principal scaffold0042, whole genome shotgun sequence genome:
- the LOC143261218 gene encoding uncharacterized protein LOC143261218, translating into MRQRDIRRRLLSRERSWSRFGIQTLGQYSDLYLKLDVLLLADVFENFREKSLENYKLDPAHYYTLPGFAWDAMLKLTKIELELFTDVDMLLFVERGIRGGLSQCSHRYARANNKYVSTYDSAEPSSYLMYFDVNNLYGWAMSQLLPHRGFQWVDDTSNFNIDSVPIDSPVGYILEVDLEYPQEIHDAHADLPYCPIHEVVTLQKKLLTTLSDKNRYVLHYRYLEQCLRYNLKLKKIHRILKFEQSCWLRRYIDLNTRLRANANNDFSKNLFKLMNNAVFGKTMENVRNHVNVKLLSRWSGRHGAKHLIARPNFHSCTVFSEDFVAVQMNQFSIKFYKPIYIGMSVLDISKLHLYDFHYGYMLPNFQERCRILYTDTDSLIYQIICDDAYEMIKRDIHRYDTSNYDRNNVYGVPIANNKVLGLMKDENGGKIMTEFVGLRSKMYAIRVQDKDDVKKIKGIKTNVTIKNITFDDYLACLHDHLEKSVCVKLIMSIQHQVYSVSQSKLALSPYDDKRYILNNSIETLPWGHYKIAKGGEGGQEGEGGEKW; encoded by the exons ATGCGACAGCGAGATATCCGACGTCGACTATTGTCACGCGAACGAAGTTGGTCACGTTTCGGTATACAAACGTTAGGACAGTACAGCGACTTGTACTTGAAATTGGATGTGTTGTTGTTGGCCgacgtgtttgaaaattttcgcgaaaagtcgctcgagaattataaactcgatccagcgcactattatacgttgcccggtttcgcgtgggacgcgatgctaaaattgacgaagatcgagttggaattgttcaccgacgttgacatgcttttgttcgtggaacggggaatacgaggtgggttgagtcaatgttcgcatcgttacgcgcgcgcgaataacaaGTATGTGTCGACGTACGATTCGGCCGAGCCGTCTAGCTATCTGATGTATttcgatgttaataatttgtatggcTGGGCCATGTCGCAGCTTTTGCCGCACAGGGGTTTCCAATGGGTTGACGATACGAGTAATTTCAACATCGATTCCGTGCCGATCGACAGTCCCGTCGGGTACATTTTAGAAGTTGACTTAGAGTATCCTCAGGAAATTCATGATGCTCATGCGGATCTTCCCTATTGCCCGATTCACGAGGTTGTGACGTTGCAAAAGAAACTGTTGACAACGCTTAGCGATAAGAATCGTTACGTACTCCATTATCGATACCTCGAGCAATGTTTgaggtataatttaaaattaaagaaaattcatcggatactgaagtttgaacaatcatgttggttacgtcgttacatagatttaaatacgaggttgcgcgccaacgcaaacaatgacttctcgaagaatctgttcaaactgatgaacaatgcaGTGTTTGGAAAAACGATGGAAAACGTTCGAAATCATGTAAACGTAAAGTTGCTCTCGCGATGGAGCGGTCGACACGGTGCTAAGCATTTAATAGCTCGTCCAAATTTCCATAGCTGTACCGTATTCTCCGAGGATTTTGTCGCAGTTCAAATGAACCagttttctattaaattttataaacctatttacataggcatgtcagtgttggacatatcaaaattacatttgtatgattttcattatggctacatgcttccaaattttcaagaaagatgcaggattttgtacacggacacggacagtttaatttatcagattatttgcgacgacgcgtacgagatgataaaacgtgacattcaccgatacgatacttccaattatgacagaaataaCGTGTACGGCGTTCCGATCGCGAATAATAAAGTATTAGGATTAATGAAGGACGAGAACGGAGGTAAAATCATGACAGAGTTTGTGGGTCTTCGCTCGAAAATGTATGCTATTCGGGTACAAGACAAAGACgatgtaaaaaagattaaaggaattaagactaacgtgacgattaaaaatataactttcgacgactatttagcatgccttcacgatcatttagaaaaatcagtttgcgttaaattgataatgtctatacaacatcaagtgtattcagtatcacagagtaaattagcattgagtccatacgatgataaacgatacattttaaacaattcgatcgaaaccCTTCCTTGGGGACATTATAAAATCGCGAAAGGGGGAGAGGGGGGGCAGGAGGGAGAGGGA GGGGAAAAATGGTAg
- the LOC143261221 gene encoding uncharacterized protein LOC143261221, producing MSNQTNNFLHKNGSHNDYKNYGYSISMKRSFQQSQPQSQQNQLQIPRNARILGRRYSIAGNYFKFLEICVRVDENLRVEFVLGDNRGTEISFSMATWKLLVKTRDYIHNYFDADKKEKQIDETLSLQIVNFNGMSLIKLFDSQASIYVTKETMDNLYKLELCMDHMYSWLLENIPETQDRFAKLVDIVKNSNNEQNYATVIFTNELFERNCLIDCELLALCLDLIVSKANR from the exons atgtcaaatcaaaccaataattttttacataaaaatggatctcacaacgattataaaaattatgg ATACTCCATTTCGATGAAACGGTCGTTTCAACAGTCGCAACCCCAGTCGCAGCAGAATCAGTTGCAGATACCGCGCAACGCACGAATCTTGGGTAGAAGATACTCCATAGCCggcaattatttcaagttccttgaaatttgtgtacgcgtggatgaaaatttgcgcgtcgagtttgtcttgggggacaatcgtggaacagagatttctttttcaatggctacgtggaaactgctggtgaaaactagagattatattcacaattacttcgacgcggacaagaaggaaaaacaaattgatgagactttatcgttacaaattgtaaattttaatggaatgagtctaatcaagttgttcgattctcaagcatcgatttatgttacgaaagagacgatggataatttgtacaaattagagttatgtatggatcatatgtattcatggttattagaaaatattccagAAACTCAGGATAGATTCGCGAAGCTCGTTGACATTGTAAAAAACTCCAATAACGAGCAGAATTATGCGACCGTAATTTTTACAAACGaattgttcgaacgaaattgtCTGATCGATTGCGAATTGTTAGCTTTATGTTTAGATCTAATCGTATCGAAAGCGAATCGTTGA